In a single window of the Anguilla rostrata isolate EN2019 chromosome 4, ASM1855537v3, whole genome shotgun sequence genome:
- the trappc8 gene encoding trafficking protein particle complex subunit 8 isoform X2, whose product MAQCVQSVQEFIQDSFVPMVAVLCSEDAEKVTRKNNLNFSELVRPFCRLTSEGHMRDPNNQIQVIKNLKISVSNVATQPPKAAAVRRLLDEVVSASQPAEGLVANVITAGDYDLNISDRSLKASVPWYGSWKETLRELNTSEFYAATTPWFEAYRENFLQSMPASEHEFLSHYLACMLVVSSREASPVDQFLKLSQEQHRIQHSGEHSFPKWFIPNTLKYYVLLHDISEGDEQRADTVYEDMKQRYGTQACYLLKINSRMSASASGEQIPDPWSQYLQKSSFQNQDLHEEGPSAMVNNTTVENSTSAGDVDGLEPSARDGVPNNFDAHPLQLDHPSDPGGPQESLEPLKPPGSEGKKQAGVAPHGACLTLNDHDRIRQFIQEFTSRGLLPHIEKNIRQLNDQLVSRKGLSRSLFSATKKWFGGGKVPEKSISELKNTAGLLYPPEAPELQIRKMADLCLLVQHYDLAYSCYHTAKKDFLNDQAMLYAAGALEMAAVSAFLHPGAPRPYPAHYMDTAIQTYRDVCKNMVLAERCALLSTEILKSQAKYSEAATLLIKMTSEDSDLRSALLLEQAAHCFINMRSPMVRKFAFHMILAGHRFSKAGQKRHALRCYCQAMQVYKGKGWSLAEDHINFTIGRQSYTLRQPDNAVAAFRHILINDSKQAASQQGAFLREYLYVYKNVSQSSPAEGALPQLPLPCIQSSATRVFFGHDRRLAEGEKQAATHVSLDQEYDRDLSQQWKELEEQVVAIVHRGVLPANFQPTQYCLNGQTDNTRFPLAVVEEPVIVEVVFRNPLKVPLILTDLSLLWKFTPKDFSRAQGEEAGESVSNEKEARDLEAPLKNDFISTEVISEFFMSLEETKVARLKLLPHQTGELHILGVVYNLGTAASAGEGVGEGLTVRGRQDLEIQGPRLNGTKEEKTSVQHGPDRRLDPIITPPMPLLEVFFINFPTGLLCGEIRKAYVEFANVSAVALTGLRVVSRRPEFFTFGGRAAPLTPLSPTASENCSAYKTVVSDQAAAAVAAAHAPASLVSPADFGAGAGAGGGDGRCPGVLDIPLPDAVLQPGASVQLPLWLRGPDREGVHEINFLFYYESAEKTSKLSHRVLCHTAVICASRSLSVRATARRSNTFQEQEDGHGGSMLVFVDVENVNTSEAGVREFHVVQVSSSSKQWRLQKCINPSKDKDSKLTSRQRGKLCFRATKCRTVEATSNAQEKYTFADVNLGNEQIISATTPCADFFFRRCLSAEAKKKGAGGAHGGLGHSRGAGADTSAEDLAGVVRKCSEVDLNVIVLWKAYVVEDNKQLILEGQLHVALQTIGKEVCSLTPKEEAQEMVLLKFRPEHPPPLARPSMEQLSYLIKTNLHYPESYSHPFPQRSLCMVPVTLRLSNCSLAQVDVIIDLRHKATSPESLEVHGSFTWLGQTQYKLRLRAQEIQRLQLKACFIHAGVYNLGTPRVFAKLSDQGSMCETSQQNSMPALIIINSV is encoded by the exons GTCACATGAGGGACCCCAACAACCAGATCCAGGTGATCAAGAACCTGAAGATCAGCGTGTCCAACGTGGCGACGCAGCCGCCCAAGGCCGCCGCCGTGCGCCGGCTGCTGGACGAGGTGGTGTCCGCCAGCCAGCCCGCCGAGGGCCTGGTGGCCAACGTCATCACCGCCGGCGACTACGACCTCAACATCAGCG ATCGCTCGCTTAAAGCTAGTGTTCCGTGGTACGGTAGTTGGAAAGAGACACTGAGGGAGCTGAACACTTCCGAGTTCTATGCAG caACCACCCCTTGGTTCGAGGCCTACCGTGAGAACTTCCTCCAGTCCATGCCGGCGTCTGAGCACGAGTTCCTCAGCCACTACCTGGCCT gcatGCTGGTGGTGTCGTCCCGCGAGGCTTCGCCCGTGGACCAGTTCCTGAAGCTGTCCCAGGAGCAGCACCGCATCCAGCACAGCGGCGAGCACAGCTTCCCCAAGTGGTTCATCCCAAACACGCTCAAGTACTACGTCCTGCTGCATGACATCAGCGAGGGGGACGAGCAGAG GGCGGACACCGTGTACGAGGACATGAAGCAGAGGTACGGGACGCAGGCCTGCTACCTGCTCAAGATCAACTCGCGCATGTCCGCCTCCGCCTCGGGCGAGCAGATCCCCGACCCCTGGAGCCAGTACTTACAGAAGAGCAGTTTCCAAAaccag GACTTGCATGAAGAAGGTCCTTCTGCCATGGTGAATAACACGACCGTGGAGAACAGCACCAGCGCAGGGGATGTGGACGGGCTCGAACCTTCAGCCAGAG ATGGGGTTCCCAACAACTTCGACGCCCACCCCCTCCAGCTGGACCACCCCAGCGACCCCGGGGGTCCCCAGGAGAGCCTGGAGCCCCTGAAGCCGCCCGGGTCCGAGGGCAAGAAGCAGGCGGGCGTGGCGCCGCACGGGGCGTGCCTGACGCTCAACGACCACGACCGCATCCGCCAGTTCATCCAGGAGTTCACCTCCCGCGGCCTGCTGCCCCACATCGAGAAGAACATCCGCCAGCTCAACGACCAG CTCGTTTCCAGGAAAGGTCTCAGCAGGTCCTTATTTTCTGCCACCAAGAAGTGGTTTGGTGGAGGCAAGGTACCGGAGAAGAGCATCAGTGAGCTGAAAAACACAGCTGGCCTTCT GTACCCTCCAGAGGCCCCGGAGCTGCAGATAAGGAAAATGGCCGACCTATGCCTCCTGGTGCAGCACTACGACCTGGCCTACAGCTGCTATCACACCGCCAAGAAGGACTTCCTCAACGACCAGGCCATGCTGTACGCCGCTGGAGCTCTG GAAATGGCGGCCGTGTCGGCCTTCCTCCACCCCGGCGCTCCCAGGCCGTATCCCGCCCACTACATGGACACGGCCATCCAGACCTACCGCGACGTCTGCAA GAACATGGTGCTGGCCGAGCGGTGTGCGCTGCTCAGCACCGAGATCCTGAAAAGCCAGGCGAAGTACTCCGAGGCCGCCACCCTCCTCATCAAGATGACCAGCGAG gactcGGACCTGCGCAgcgccctgctcctggagcagGCGGCCCACTGCTTCATCAACATGAGGAGCCCCATGGTGCGCAAGTTCGCCTTCCACATGATCCTGGCGGGACACAGGTTCAGCAAAGCGGGACAG AAGCGGCACGCGCTGCGGTGCTACTGCCAGGCCATGCAGGTGTACAAGGGCAAAGGCTGGTCCCTGGCGGAGGACCACATCAACTTCACCATCGGCCGCCAGTCCTACACGCTGCGGCAGCCGGACAACGCCGTGGCCGCCTTCCGCCACATCCTCATCAACGACAGCAAGCAGGCCGCCTCCCAGCAGGGGGCCTTCCTGCGCGAGTACCTCTACGTCTACAAG AATGTGAGCCAGTCGTCCCCAGCAGAGGGCGCCCTTCCCCAGCTGCCCCTGCCCTGCATCCAGAGTTCCGCCACGCGCGTCTTCTTCGGCCACGACCGGCGGCTGGCAGAag GGGAGAAGCAGGCCGCCACCCACGTGAGTTTGGACCAGGAGTACGACCGGGACCTGTCCCAGCAGtggaaggagctggaggagcaggtggtGGCCATCGTCCACCGGGGGGTCCTCCCCGCCAACTTCCAGCCCACCCAGTACTGCCTGAACGGCCAGACGGACAACACGCGCTTCCCCCTGGCCGTGGTGGAAG AGCCCGTCATCGTCGAGGTGGTGTTCCGGAACCCTCTGAAGGTCCCCCTCATCCTGACGGACCTGTCGCTGCTCTGGAAGTTCACCCCGAAGGACTTCTCCCGCGCACAGGGCGAGGAGGCGGGGGAGTCTGTGAGCAACGAGAAGGAGGCGCGCGATCTGGAG GCACCATTAAAAAACGATTTCATCAGCACTGAGGTAATATCGGAGTTTTTCATGAGCCTGGAAGAGACTAAAGTG GCTCGTCTgaagctcctcccccaccaGACGGGGGAGCTGCACATCCTGGGCGTGGTCTACAACCTGGGCACAGCGGCCTCTGCTGGCGAAG GCGTGGGCGAAGGGTTGACCGTGCGCGGTCGGCAGGACCTGGAGATCCAGGGCCCTCGTCTGAACGGGACCAAAGAGGAGAAGACCTCCGTCCAGCACGGACCCGACCGGCGCCTCGACCCCATCATCACCCCGCCCATGCCCCTGCTGGAG gTGTTCTTCATTAACTTCCCCACGGGGCTGCTGTGCGGAGAGATCCGGAAGGCCTACGTGGAGTTCGCCAACGTGAGCGCAGTGGCGCTGACCGGCCTGCGGGTGGTGTCCCGCCGCCCCGAGTTCTTCACCttcggcgggcgggcggcgcccctcacccccctgaGCCCCACCGCCTCCGAGAACTGCAGCGCCTACAAGACCGTGGTGTCGGaccaggccgccgccgccgtcgccgcggccCACGCCCCCGCCTCGCTGGTGTCCCCGGCCGATTTCGGGGCCGGGGCCGGCGCCGGTGGGGGGGACGGCCGCTGCCCCGGGGTGCTGGACATCCCGCTGCCCGACGCCGTGCTCCAGCCCGGCGCCTCCGTGCAGCTGCCGCTGTGGCTGCGGGGGCCCGACCGCGAGGGCGTGCACGAGATCAACTTCCTGTTCTACTACGAGAGCGCCGAGAAGACGTCCAAGCTCAG tcaccgGGTGCTGTGCCACACTGCGGTGATCTGTGCCAGCCGCTCCCTGAGCGTGAGGGCCACGGCGCGGAGGAGCAACACCttccaggagcaggaggacggGCACGGCGGCAGCATGCTGGTCTTCGTGGACGTGGAGAACGTCAACACT agtgaGGCGGGGGTGAGGGAGTTCCATGTTGTGCAAGTCTCCAGCAGCAGTAAGCAATGGAGGCTGCAGAAGTGCATAAACCCGTCCAAAGACAAAG ATTCAAAACTCACGAGTCGGCAGAGGGGCAAGCTTTGCTTCAGAGCTACCAAATGCAGGACTGTTGAAG CTACCTCAAATGCACAAGAGAAGTACACCTTTGCCGACGTAAACCTGGGAAACGAACAG ATAATCAGCGCCACCACACCCTGCGCCGACTTCTTCTTCCGCCGGTGCCTGTCCGCGGAGGCGAAGAAGAAGGGCGCGGGCGGGGCGCACGGCGGTTTGGGGCACTCCAGGGGCGCGGGCGCGGACACGAGCGCGGAGGACCTGGCCGGCGTGGTCCGAAAGTGCAGCGAGGTGGACCTCAACGTCATCGTGCTCTGGAAG GCGTACGTGGTGGAAGACAACAAGCAGCTCATCTTGGAGGGCCAGCTCCACGTAGCCCTCCAGACCATCGGGAAGGAAGTGTGCTCCTTGACTCCCAAAGAG GAAGCTCAAGAAATGGTTCTGCTGAAATTCAGACCCGAACACCCTCCTCCTCTGGCCAGGCCGTCGATGGAGCAGCTTTCCTATCTAATCAAGACCAACCTGCACTACCCCGAATCCTACAGTCACCCCTTTCCACAGAGGAG TCTGTGCATGGTGCCCGTCACCCTCAGGCTCTCCAACTGCTCCCTGGCGCAGGTTGATGTCATCATAGACTTGAGACACAAAGCCACCAG
- the trappc8 gene encoding trafficking protein particle complex subunit 8 isoform X1 — protein MAQCVQSVQEFIQDSFVPMVAVLCSEDAEKVTRKNNLNFSELVRPFCRLTSEGHMRDPNNQIQVIKNLKISVSNVATQPPKAAAVRRLLDEVVSASQPAEGLVANVITAGDYDLNISDRSLKASVPWYGSWKETLRELNTSEFYAATTPWFEAYRENFLQSMPASEHEFLSHYLACMLVVSSREASPVDQFLKLSQEQHRIQHSGEHSFPKWFIPNTLKYYVLLHDISEGDEQRADTVYEDMKQRYGTQACYLLKINSRMSASASGEQIPDPWSQYLQKSSFQNQDLHEEGPSAMVNNTTVENSTSAGDVDGLEPSARDGVPNNFDAHPLQLDHPSDPGGPQESLEPLKPPGSEGKKQAGVAPHGACLTLNDHDRIRQFIQEFTSRGLLPHIEKNIRQLNDQLVSRKGLSRSLFSATKKWFGGGKVPEKSISELKNTAGLLYPPEAPELQIRKMADLCLLVQHYDLAYSCYHTAKKDFLNDQAMLYAAGALEMAAVSAFLHPGAPRPYPAHYMDTAIQTYRDVCKNMVLAERCALLSTEILKSQAKYSEAATLLIKMTSEDSDLRSALLLEQAAHCFINMRSPMVRKFAFHMILAGHRFSKAGQKRHALRCYCQAMQVYKGKGWSLAEDHINFTIGRQSYTLRQPDNAVAAFRHILINDSKQAASQQGAFLREYLYVYKQNVSQSSPAEGALPQLPLPCIQSSATRVFFGHDRRLAEGEKQAATHVSLDQEYDRDLSQQWKELEEQVVAIVHRGVLPANFQPTQYCLNGQTDNTRFPLAVVEEPVIVEVVFRNPLKVPLILTDLSLLWKFTPKDFSRAQGEEAGESVSNEKEARDLEAPLKNDFISTEVISEFFMSLEETKVARLKLLPHQTGELHILGVVYNLGTAASAGEGVGEGLTVRGRQDLEIQGPRLNGTKEEKTSVQHGPDRRLDPIITPPMPLLEVFFINFPTGLLCGEIRKAYVEFANVSAVALTGLRVVSRRPEFFTFGGRAAPLTPLSPTASENCSAYKTVVSDQAAAAVAAAHAPASLVSPADFGAGAGAGGGDGRCPGVLDIPLPDAVLQPGASVQLPLWLRGPDREGVHEINFLFYYESAEKTSKLSHRVLCHTAVICASRSLSVRATARRSNTFQEQEDGHGGSMLVFVDVENVNTSEAGVREFHVVQVSSSSKQWRLQKCINPSKDKDSKLTSRQRGKLCFRATKCRTVEATSNAQEKYTFADVNLGNEQIISATTPCADFFFRRCLSAEAKKKGAGGAHGGLGHSRGAGADTSAEDLAGVVRKCSEVDLNVIVLWKAYVVEDNKQLILEGQLHVALQTIGKEVCSLTPKEEAQEMVLLKFRPEHPPPLARPSMEQLSYLIKTNLHYPESYSHPFPQRSLCMVPVTLRLSNCSLAQVDVIIDLRHKATSPESLEVHGSFTWLGQTQYKLRLRAQEIQRLQLKACFIHAGVYNLGTPRVFAKLSDQGSMCETSQQNSMPALIIINSV, from the exons GTCACATGAGGGACCCCAACAACCAGATCCAGGTGATCAAGAACCTGAAGATCAGCGTGTCCAACGTGGCGACGCAGCCGCCCAAGGCCGCCGCCGTGCGCCGGCTGCTGGACGAGGTGGTGTCCGCCAGCCAGCCCGCCGAGGGCCTGGTGGCCAACGTCATCACCGCCGGCGACTACGACCTCAACATCAGCG ATCGCTCGCTTAAAGCTAGTGTTCCGTGGTACGGTAGTTGGAAAGAGACACTGAGGGAGCTGAACACTTCCGAGTTCTATGCAG caACCACCCCTTGGTTCGAGGCCTACCGTGAGAACTTCCTCCAGTCCATGCCGGCGTCTGAGCACGAGTTCCTCAGCCACTACCTGGCCT gcatGCTGGTGGTGTCGTCCCGCGAGGCTTCGCCCGTGGACCAGTTCCTGAAGCTGTCCCAGGAGCAGCACCGCATCCAGCACAGCGGCGAGCACAGCTTCCCCAAGTGGTTCATCCCAAACACGCTCAAGTACTACGTCCTGCTGCATGACATCAGCGAGGGGGACGAGCAGAG GGCGGACACCGTGTACGAGGACATGAAGCAGAGGTACGGGACGCAGGCCTGCTACCTGCTCAAGATCAACTCGCGCATGTCCGCCTCCGCCTCGGGCGAGCAGATCCCCGACCCCTGGAGCCAGTACTTACAGAAGAGCAGTTTCCAAAaccag GACTTGCATGAAGAAGGTCCTTCTGCCATGGTGAATAACACGACCGTGGAGAACAGCACCAGCGCAGGGGATGTGGACGGGCTCGAACCTTCAGCCAGAG ATGGGGTTCCCAACAACTTCGACGCCCACCCCCTCCAGCTGGACCACCCCAGCGACCCCGGGGGTCCCCAGGAGAGCCTGGAGCCCCTGAAGCCGCCCGGGTCCGAGGGCAAGAAGCAGGCGGGCGTGGCGCCGCACGGGGCGTGCCTGACGCTCAACGACCACGACCGCATCCGCCAGTTCATCCAGGAGTTCACCTCCCGCGGCCTGCTGCCCCACATCGAGAAGAACATCCGCCAGCTCAACGACCAG CTCGTTTCCAGGAAAGGTCTCAGCAGGTCCTTATTTTCTGCCACCAAGAAGTGGTTTGGTGGAGGCAAGGTACCGGAGAAGAGCATCAGTGAGCTGAAAAACACAGCTGGCCTTCT GTACCCTCCAGAGGCCCCGGAGCTGCAGATAAGGAAAATGGCCGACCTATGCCTCCTGGTGCAGCACTACGACCTGGCCTACAGCTGCTATCACACCGCCAAGAAGGACTTCCTCAACGACCAGGCCATGCTGTACGCCGCTGGAGCTCTG GAAATGGCGGCCGTGTCGGCCTTCCTCCACCCCGGCGCTCCCAGGCCGTATCCCGCCCACTACATGGACACGGCCATCCAGACCTACCGCGACGTCTGCAA GAACATGGTGCTGGCCGAGCGGTGTGCGCTGCTCAGCACCGAGATCCTGAAAAGCCAGGCGAAGTACTCCGAGGCCGCCACCCTCCTCATCAAGATGACCAGCGAG gactcGGACCTGCGCAgcgccctgctcctggagcagGCGGCCCACTGCTTCATCAACATGAGGAGCCCCATGGTGCGCAAGTTCGCCTTCCACATGATCCTGGCGGGACACAGGTTCAGCAAAGCGGGACAG AAGCGGCACGCGCTGCGGTGCTACTGCCAGGCCATGCAGGTGTACAAGGGCAAAGGCTGGTCCCTGGCGGAGGACCACATCAACTTCACCATCGGCCGCCAGTCCTACACGCTGCGGCAGCCGGACAACGCCGTGGCCGCCTTCCGCCACATCCTCATCAACGACAGCAAGCAGGCCGCCTCCCAGCAGGGGGCCTTCCTGCGCGAGTACCTCTACGTCTACAAG CAGAATGTGAGCCAGTCGTCCCCAGCAGAGGGCGCCCTTCCCCAGCTGCCCCTGCCCTGCATCCAGAGTTCCGCCACGCGCGTCTTCTTCGGCCACGACCGGCGGCTGGCAGAag GGGAGAAGCAGGCCGCCACCCACGTGAGTTTGGACCAGGAGTACGACCGGGACCTGTCCCAGCAGtggaaggagctggaggagcaggtggtGGCCATCGTCCACCGGGGGGTCCTCCCCGCCAACTTCCAGCCCACCCAGTACTGCCTGAACGGCCAGACGGACAACACGCGCTTCCCCCTGGCCGTGGTGGAAG AGCCCGTCATCGTCGAGGTGGTGTTCCGGAACCCTCTGAAGGTCCCCCTCATCCTGACGGACCTGTCGCTGCTCTGGAAGTTCACCCCGAAGGACTTCTCCCGCGCACAGGGCGAGGAGGCGGGGGAGTCTGTGAGCAACGAGAAGGAGGCGCGCGATCTGGAG GCACCATTAAAAAACGATTTCATCAGCACTGAGGTAATATCGGAGTTTTTCATGAGCCTGGAAGAGACTAAAGTG GCTCGTCTgaagctcctcccccaccaGACGGGGGAGCTGCACATCCTGGGCGTGGTCTACAACCTGGGCACAGCGGCCTCTGCTGGCGAAG GCGTGGGCGAAGGGTTGACCGTGCGCGGTCGGCAGGACCTGGAGATCCAGGGCCCTCGTCTGAACGGGACCAAAGAGGAGAAGACCTCCGTCCAGCACGGACCCGACCGGCGCCTCGACCCCATCATCACCCCGCCCATGCCCCTGCTGGAG gTGTTCTTCATTAACTTCCCCACGGGGCTGCTGTGCGGAGAGATCCGGAAGGCCTACGTGGAGTTCGCCAACGTGAGCGCAGTGGCGCTGACCGGCCTGCGGGTGGTGTCCCGCCGCCCCGAGTTCTTCACCttcggcgggcgggcggcgcccctcacccccctgaGCCCCACCGCCTCCGAGAACTGCAGCGCCTACAAGACCGTGGTGTCGGaccaggccgccgccgccgtcgccgcggccCACGCCCCCGCCTCGCTGGTGTCCCCGGCCGATTTCGGGGCCGGGGCCGGCGCCGGTGGGGGGGACGGCCGCTGCCCCGGGGTGCTGGACATCCCGCTGCCCGACGCCGTGCTCCAGCCCGGCGCCTCCGTGCAGCTGCCGCTGTGGCTGCGGGGGCCCGACCGCGAGGGCGTGCACGAGATCAACTTCCTGTTCTACTACGAGAGCGCCGAGAAGACGTCCAAGCTCAG tcaccgGGTGCTGTGCCACACTGCGGTGATCTGTGCCAGCCGCTCCCTGAGCGTGAGGGCCACGGCGCGGAGGAGCAACACCttccaggagcaggaggacggGCACGGCGGCAGCATGCTGGTCTTCGTGGACGTGGAGAACGTCAACACT agtgaGGCGGGGGTGAGGGAGTTCCATGTTGTGCAAGTCTCCAGCAGCAGTAAGCAATGGAGGCTGCAGAAGTGCATAAACCCGTCCAAAGACAAAG ATTCAAAACTCACGAGTCGGCAGAGGGGCAAGCTTTGCTTCAGAGCTACCAAATGCAGGACTGTTGAAG CTACCTCAAATGCACAAGAGAAGTACACCTTTGCCGACGTAAACCTGGGAAACGAACAG ATAATCAGCGCCACCACACCCTGCGCCGACTTCTTCTTCCGCCGGTGCCTGTCCGCGGAGGCGAAGAAGAAGGGCGCGGGCGGGGCGCACGGCGGTTTGGGGCACTCCAGGGGCGCGGGCGCGGACACGAGCGCGGAGGACCTGGCCGGCGTGGTCCGAAAGTGCAGCGAGGTGGACCTCAACGTCATCGTGCTCTGGAAG GCGTACGTGGTGGAAGACAACAAGCAGCTCATCTTGGAGGGCCAGCTCCACGTAGCCCTCCAGACCATCGGGAAGGAAGTGTGCTCCTTGACTCCCAAAGAG GAAGCTCAAGAAATGGTTCTGCTGAAATTCAGACCCGAACACCCTCCTCCTCTGGCCAGGCCGTCGATGGAGCAGCTTTCCTATCTAATCAAGACCAACCTGCACTACCCCGAATCCTACAGTCACCCCTTTCCACAGAGGAG TCTGTGCATGGTGCCCGTCACCCTCAGGCTCTCCAACTGCTCCCTGGCGCAGGTTGATGTCATCATAGACTTGAGACACAAAGCCACCAG